The genomic stretch AATGCATAACATTCATTTCAATACAGGATTCTTTCTTTTCATCAACTATAGCATTTCATTCCTATCACAGAACATATATGGAAGCAAAAAAACCATTTACAAGGAGCATAGACAACTTCCCTAAACTAAAGGCCAagaatgagtgagagagagaaCTGACCTCAACCATGGGACTATTTTTCGGAATATTGCAAGCCATAATTATATTGAGACCAGTTTTCAACACTGAGATAAACATATAAATCAAAAATGTTAAAAGTTAAAACACAACCCAGAGGAACGATTTCTCAAAATACAAAAATGGCATAACAGTTACCTAATCGACGAGCAATCCCAGAACCCGTATTATCAGAATTCCCTCCAAGTATAGAAGTCACAGAAACCACATTGTTCTGCAACCATTAACACAAACCAAATCACTATCCATACATCCATAATCACCAAAACACTCACAAAATCAATAACCATCTTACTAAAAAAAAATCCGAACTCACCGGCCGAGTCGAAGCCGCAGCATAAACCAATCCCAATTTCGCAGAGTTATAACCAATCCACACAAATATCTATCTATCACAAAAATTCATATTCAAAATAATCAAAAGACAACAAATTTGATTTAAACCATAGTTTGTGAATGAACCAATTGAAGAATCTAGGGTTTGAAAAGGGGAAAACCTGTTTGGGAAAGCGAGTGATCTGAAAATGGAGGCTAGCATCGTTGACGAGTTCAGTGAAGGAAGTGAATTGCAATTGGCTCTGTGTATGTGAATCACGCTCCTTCTCTTTCTCATTCAGTTTCATTTCTTCGATTTCTTTCTCTAATTCTTCTGAATTCAttgaaccctaaaccctaacttctTCAACCAGCTCAAGCTTTTAAGCACAGTTTGGGGGCAAGTGAGATAAAGAATATATAgaacaaatttaaattttttaaaatatcattataatagttcatttactttttaaattgaatttgtgAAAATTTCGTATACTTTGTCAACCTAGCATGACATGTAggcatttttcaaaatatttgactCAACGCATTAATTAAAAACGCCTTATTCTGTTTCTAGggtttcatcatcttcatcccttTGTTGCGTTTTTTCATTTGCGCGAATTTGTAGTCATCGTCTTCACTCTTTCATTCATTTTCTAAGGTTtgcatcttcttctttttcaacATTCATCTTGTTCAAGTTTTGTCTTCAATGTCAAAGAATTCAAGCAGTGCATAAATGTCCTACAATCAAAGCTTTGAGCCAGCTGGATTTGTACTTTGTAGAAACAAGAGGATGAAGTGTTTTTGCCAAGGTGAATATTTATTCAAACTGTGACTGATAGGAACAGTGTGAACTTTGGGAAAAAATTATAAGTTGTAGAAATTACATAAACCACATGGATAAGGGTTGtaattttttcaagtggttagGTGATGAATTTGTTTATGAAAGTGATTTGAATATTGAAATGCAAAAGAAGAAAAATCCAAAATTGAAGAATGAGGTTCTCCGCACTAGAGGATGATTGAAAATGTCCATTGTAATTGGGATTTTGAGCTTAGGGTTGAATCTTGTGATTGTAATAATGTATTTCAAATAGGATTATGGTTGAAATTCTATTGTCAATTATTATTGTTGGTTTAATGATTATTGTTATGAGTTCTATGTAACACTTTTGTTGGTTTAATGATTATTCTTATGAGAAATAATTTGTATTCAGTATACTCTACCATTACTGTAACACctcataatttcagtttattaatttaatttagatttaaattaaataattggaattttagtattttatttggatttatttggaaaatgatggagtaagagttattgggcttatggtgtgatgttagtaaaagaggggtgctaattggttaggccttttactaagttgtgatattttattttattttattttcataaaataagaaaaggaaccatttagggagaaaggaagaacacgtgaaaagggcaagagaagagaaagagtcaagaacgtgaaaccgaaaggagagcattcaagagattcatcgaggtaaggggtgactcttccttttagtatctcttatatggtcttaggtaataggtagattgatgtatggtttgattcaattagacattggggttgttaggttagATTGTTCTAAATTGGATTGAattaatgataattgtgtgaactatttggttaataatgcgtttaaatgatgttttgtagtgtataattgaatgtatgatgattatatgcctgtatgtgatgtctggaatcgtttttgggtgaaaagggtgtgaaatcgcagggtctgtcgcagacttggggtttgctgaaatcgcaggtccgctgagcggagggggtccgctgagcggaggtcccaacgtagttcgcttctgttggacgtcgctagaggtccgctaagcggaggtctgaaggattcgcttctgccttgcgtcgctgagcgaaccttgctgtgtgtgaatttttctaaaactttaaaatgacgtatcttttgatccgtgaatcatttcttagtgctgttttaggcgttgtgcaagtaattgaatgttttatatgatggatgatgaatatgggcagtggccgactttatttctttaaaactcgatttaattacttgatgagaattgaacattgtgtgcatatgagataggtgtgacaatgtgtttgatgtgatgatgaattggttgtgattgttattatgattgtgatgaatgcatgactatttgaatgatgttgaaaacatgtacatacttattggtgacgtggtgttgagatgagttgttcatcgtgattcggtgatgtttataagtatgttatgtgtgtttcattcattcatatgcatttgatgatggatcccgttgatgagtgggtCGTTgctggctaattcccattgtgcggagattagtaagcaatcatcgtgtgcccatgggggtgtgagcgatgaggatagtcgtgtgcccatgtggggtgtgagcgacattgaagggcagtatcgtagagagaagtcctgtgaatgtgattcacgaattttggtaccacatgcatagtgtcaattgtgtcatatgcattttgtcataacatgattgtatagatttctgtgttttgtgttgtaacctattattgtgtgatttgatgaataatagaggTGAATCTGAATGTgcataattgggtgaacggtatattatgatgcttgttgcttatgaattgcataatatttactaattgagaatgagactcacccttacatgttgtcattttcagattgaggagtagcggcattagtgctcggtgaggatgactcgtagagtttatccgtttatgttgggtcgtgtcggtcatgctctgaacttgtaacactggggaacgatagtgtcataccccaaaatttgccctccagttTCTTTAAGCGTATGCTTTGCATATCATCTGCAAATTAActtaattttgcaattttttgaaaatacgtATTATATGTTCATCTTTGCGTATTTTGGTCGTTTTTACGATTTAACAATATTTTCGGTTCACTAACTCCTTTTTAGGcttacaattataatttcaattcaatttagatttaagttgaattttaattaaaattagtaaatcattttattatatttacattttatcctatttctttttttgtttttaggtGCAAATAGAAATGAAGTCCATTGAACTTAAATTGATCCAAGCCCATGGCCTCAAAAGATGTCCTTAGtcctatcatttttatttttataattttactaatatttatttgagttttttattcatttaaaatgttaaaaatataaaataattggaTTATATGTTGAATCTTTCTAAAAAGCCAAAAAGATTTGATCCATGTGATAAAGGAATCGTGTAAAGCTTGATTGGAAAATTGAATTGGTTGATTGGTTTTAAACTAGAAAGTTTCAATATTTCTTTGGAATCAAATCCTAATCTCTCAAAAGATGGAGATTTGATGTGCTTTTGTTGACCTATTTCATTCCCATAAATACTTGGACCAATTCAGAAGCAGGGGAGGAATTGAtaaggattgcaaaccaaaagaacGCTAGCCGAGCACAAAAAATCCAAGAAAAGAGTTCAGATCGGTCTCCAATTTGCAGCGCAATCCAGGGAGTTTCAAACATCAAACCACAATCCTGGGAGCACTCTGAATCGATTCCAACACCCCCTGGCCGTGGAGCATCAGGAATCGCAGCCTTAATACTACGGTTTTTACCAAATTGCTTTTTCCTCTGATTATCATGATTTACGCTTCATGTACGAGATTTAATGATATATTCTGGTTCATACGCGTGCATAGATTGTTTCTGGTTCGTTTGTTTAAGAATTGGTGCAGGTACgacgaaacaccattgctaggTTGTGAAGCTctgaaattagggtttctctaacCAAGAGGAATTGGACCAAATTAATGGAACAAGCATGCTCAAGGGACAATTTCGATCCCGTCAATAGCTTCATCTTTGAATTCATGctgcttatttttatatttgaaagtTTCAGGTGCTATAGTGACGGTTCGTCACTATAGGTTCAGAGGGTCTAAAACGACggacagagatgaagatgattctGTGTCGCCACATCATTGGTCAATTCAAAATATGGCGTGCGTTtgttttctttattattattgtatCATATATTATGATCCCATGTTGTATGTATGACAAACAAATGCTTGCAGCTGGGTCGGTTGGTTTTTCCGCTAGGGATCATAGGGACGCGGGTTCGAACcccgtttttgttttctttttatttcaacatactccctccgtcccaaaatataagagaaaaaaatgcatttttcttgtcccaaaatataagagaagaaatcatctttcatttctttcaaggtaaaattaaatgcaaattgcatttaacttacattctctct from Vicia villosa cultivar HV-30 ecotype Madison, WI linkage group LG4, Vvil1.0, whole genome shotgun sequence encodes the following:
- the LOC131594692 gene encoding uncharacterized protein LOC131594692, whose protein sequence is MNSEELEKEIEEMKLNEKEKERDSHTQSQLQFTSFTELVNDASLHFQITRFPKQIFVWIGYNSAKLGLVYAAASTRPNNVVSVTSILGGNSDNTGSGIARRLVLKTGLNIIMACNIPKNSPMVEIEAEKILIRKLISLGYTKSRVEGTCL